The following coding sequences lie in one Paenibacillus durus ATCC 35681 genomic window:
- the pstA gene encoding phosphate ABC transporter permease PstA, with product MSDFSRTRHTSWAVRRDKLATCGFYGLGALVMLLIFWLLFTILSKGLPGLDFSFLIRQPEEIDAGGGIGPVLFNSFYILLISLVISVPIGLGAGIYMAEYAPDNAFTGAMRICVEALSSVPSIVFGLLGLAIFAEYFGLGLTILGGGVSLALLNLPMLARVTEEAVRAVPKELREAGYALGLTKFYCIRKIVLPVALPSIITGICLVAGRAFGESAVIILTAGLSTSGEMWDFNLLSPGETLAVHLWYVQSEAIVEDARQIADKSAAVLVIVVLLINLAFRLPLWWAKRGTGRR from the coding sequence ATGAGCGATTTTTCCCGTACAAGGCACACAAGCTGGGCCGTCCGCCGCGATAAGCTGGCGACTTGCGGTTTTTACGGACTCGGAGCTTTGGTTATGCTGCTTATTTTCTGGCTGCTGTTTACGATTTTGAGCAAAGGGCTGCCCGGGCTTGATTTCTCATTCCTGATTCGCCAGCCCGAGGAGATCGATGCCGGCGGCGGCATCGGCCCCGTGCTGTTCAACTCTTTTTATATTTTGCTGATCTCTCTGGTTATTTCGGTTCCCATCGGGCTGGGTGCGGGAATTTATATGGCGGAGTATGCGCCGGATAACGCGTTTACCGGAGCGATGCGGATTTGCGTAGAGGCTCTGTCCTCCGTTCCATCCATCGTGTTCGGACTGCTCGGACTGGCTATTTTCGCGGAGTATTTCGGTTTAGGCCTGACCATACTCGGAGGCGGCGTCAGTCTGGCGCTGCTGAATCTGCCGATGCTGGCTCGGGTAACGGAGGAAGCGGTTCGGGCGGTTCCGAAAGAGCTGCGCGAGGCGGGCTATGCGCTTGGCCTGACCAAATTCTATTGCATCCGCAAAATTGTGCTGCCGGTGGCGCTGCCGTCTATCATCACGGGCATCTGTCTCGTTGCCGGACGGGCATTCGGGGAGTCGGCCGTAATTATTTTGACGGCGGGCCTCAGCACTTCGGGGGAAATGTGGGATTTCAATCTGCTCTCCCCGGGAGAGACGCTGGCTGTGCATTTATGGTACGTGCAGTCGGAGGCGATTGTTGAGGATGCCCGGCAGATCGCGGACAAATCCGCGGCCGTGCTCGTTATCGTCGTGCTCTTGATCAACCTGGCGTTCCGTCTGCCGCTCTGGTGGGCGAAGCGCGGGACGGGACGGCGGTAA